The sequence below is a genomic window from Tubulanus polymorphus chromosome 1, tnTubPoly1.2, whole genome shotgun sequence.
CTATTTCACGGAATAGCTCTTCGTTGATTATACCTAGAATGACAAAAAATCAGAGGcagaatttagatttcatcCATAGATTTCTCGTTACAGTCTTtaaattcaacatgatttcCTTACCATTTGGAATGATTGGAATCGAAGTAAGATTTCTTTTCTGCTCTTGTTTTTCAGGCTGTGAAAGAAATTAGCTTTGTTATTTTATGATATTCCATGAATATCTAGCGAATtcaatctatttgaatatatacCTTAGGTATATTGATTTCTAACTCAGAAATAAGAGTTTTTTCCGGCACCATTTCGTATCGGCGACCCTGTCCTGTGTCAACCAGTTTCTTCACTTTCACATCTGTATAAAGTTGTATGAAGCCGTGATAGTCGTGGAAGCATTTGTTTGCGAATTTATCCACTTCAGTGACCGATAAATCCACACTGCTCTTCATCTGACAGTTGAACATCAAGCGCGTATCAACATCCTCTTTATCGCTGGTAACATTTCCTCTGAAACCGAAAGTGATTATCTGTCCCTCGTCACAAATGTGCTCTTTACTGGGTTTTGGTCCTTCTGTATAGCCCTCGCTGGCCAGCTCCTCCAGCGTTTTCTCCAATTTACTTTTCGATACGCACAGTATTTTTGCGGTTTTCGGGGAATCGTGATTTTGACGTAGTACGACGACGGCTGATCGTTGAGCTTGCAGTCGTTCTAAagtggcggccatcttttcgACGTCATCTGGCTTGGAATGCATTTTTGTTCTCAACAACAGGATCCTAAATGTCAAGATATATCAACTAGAGTATGAAAGTCTCTTAGTGCTACAACGTTTTGGCTGTGCTAAAATGGCTATCTATCATGATTGCTATAACGAAATGAAAGCTAGTTAAGGAATATCAGTCAACCAGTCGATCAAGtggaaaatcaattcaaatttcctATCGAAATGTACCTTCCAAAAGGTTTCTTAAGTATTATTTCCACCATATCTTTAGCGCCTAAGTCTTTAACCGCTAGGTCAGTCGAGATGGTCCAGTGACCTGTCTCCTCTCTCGTCAATAAATGTACCATATCTTCTTCATCGTCTAAAACATGATGACATAGTTGAAAAAACGCTAcagtggaaaaaaataaaacgtttGGAAGTTTTCACAACCGAAATATGCATACATACCATCTTTCCACAGCATTCCGATACCGTATGACTTTTTCGGACTATCAGAGTCCGTGATCGGCGTTATTTTTGCCTTGGGTTTCTCACTGGCTTGTTGTTGATGTTTAAGAGGATTTTGAGCTAAGGTCATAGTTAACGAGACTGGTTTCAAGAATTTCTGACTGGGCAGTCCGAGGCGTACGACTGCGCTAGCAACGATAAGTCGATCGCAGACGCCCATTGAGCCGTCGGGATTTCGCAATTGTTTTGCAGCTTGAACAACCGACGATTCGAATGGTGTTACCTGGATATAGACAAAGCTGCTTAAATACTCAACTTTTTCCATGTATTCATCGTGAAATGATATGATAATCGAacgaaccagttccacagttctggaatTACATATGACttataacaaaataaaactgaaaactGGAACCCTTAGTTCAGAGTGTCACCTTGATaagtgaaatatgaaaaaatatgggtacttctgaaattcacCTGTCGAAATATATTGAAAAGAAAACTCACGTTTAAAGTCAGAGTTTGCGGATACGAATCAAAGCAATCGTTTTCGAATGTTAATTGAAATCTACTGTCAACGGATGAAGTAAAAGTGCCACCCGGTTTCTTTATCGTAAATGTATCTTTCTTCGGACGTGTGATCACAGCCATTGTCCACGTACGTCTAGTTCGAACTTCAGCAAGTTTAAGGTCCTGACAAGAATTCAGAATATGCatagatatacatatataggcctacccaCGATAATTCGATTGTAGTTAGTCGAATTTAAAGCATATCTACATACCCGAAATTCGGGAATTGTCGCTTCACGCGTGGTCATATCGCGCCATGTGCCATTTTGTAACTCTACTTTCACGACTGTTTCTCGGTATGATATTCCCTTTGGTGCGTTGTGAGGAACGGCTATGGCCCATGGTTCTTCCGACTgcggaaatgaaaataaacaaaaaacatgGATGGAAATGGGCTCCAGATATTCTGAATTCTGTTTACACGATATAGCTTTATTAGCGCCACAGTTTATACGTGCAAGAAACCACCATAAACCCGGAAACGTCGGTTCGGTTTTTATTCTGGGTAAATCTTTTAATGAAGCTTATCTCAACGAAGCTTCTACCATCAAAATGCACTCTAGAAATACCcttcatttcaaaagattactagaagatatttacattttctattcgtgaATAGTTTCTGGATTTCTGGTGGTTTCCGGGTTTACAAACAGACGGTTTCTGATACGTACAACCTCTCCGCGTGCTTCCATTTTTGTTTTCGCTTTTTTGCCCGCTTTTTTCTGTTTTGCTTGCATAGCCACTCTTCTGTCATCGATCCGTACcttgaaaatttaatttcacaAATCCAGATTAGCCTCTTTCAGACTTTTCATTTACCTGTTCTTTTTGCACACAGGGTATGGTACTATATAGACCGACACACGATTTTAAGTGCATACTAGACGCgaagataaaaaaacaatgttATATTTGCAAACTGCGTTGAAACGTCCGTGTATTCCAACGGCATGGAACAAATCGAATTCCATATTGCGTTATACTTCATGATTTATTCAACtcaatattttctcattaTCGATGTGTGGCGCAGAACTACAACTATTCTCGTAcaatgaaaaagtaattgGACGGGCTTGCAACATAATTTACGTCTGCTTAACTATTGTTTATTTCGTTAACGCTGCAGCGACGGAAGTCAATTAGAAACAATCGATGAGATGCAGTGTTAGCCTAGCGGTGGTTTCCTGGAAACGACGAAAACGGCAGTGGTTATCCGAATTCGGTAGGAAATGCATTATCGGTTTTCCAATTCCGGTATCCTGCACTGTTGCATTCCATTAAAATGCAAATATCTAagaaaattgtaaaataacaaaacaaaCCACCGACTGATCGTGGCAATGCTCTCGTTCGGAAGGATGTGAGATTCACGTGCACGAAAACCGACGTTGCGAGTGAGCTGACTATGCTCTAGTCTGCACACTTTCAGAATAGAATTTATATATTAACAGCAAAATTGGGACTAATTTAGAATTATTGTTGATATACATTATCGTCTTCTCAGAACCAACATTAAGATTCCCTTTAAGTGGTGACGATCACCTATGGCAACTAGTAATTCCTAAAATCCTCTAAGTGTTAATATGGTAACTATTTTTGTTATTACTAGATTTACCTTTAATTCCTCAGAAGGTTCCACTCTAATTAGGCCACTAACAAGTTCCTCGTCATCTTCTAATGGGACGTTAAGGTCATACAAGCTCATTTTTGTGCAAGTCAATTCTTTCTTTTGAAAAGTTCCAGGTGGAACACGAACGATGCAAACGATTCCATCAAATTCTGAATTGTCATCACATTTATAGCTAAATGGTAATAGAAAATTATCGGTtgaagaaagaaatgaaaaataccggTTTCTTTCCTCGTGAATTCACGTCCTGTAGAAATTCATAACGAAAAAATATCGTTTGGTTCTTACTCAAAAATTGGCCATGATTTAGGGTCGTATTTCGCATCTTCTTCGCGTCGAAGCCGTTCTTCTTCCTCTTTACGCTTTCTTTGCTCTTCTCGTTCGATTCGCTTTCTTTCTTCTTCCTCTTTCTTCAGTCGTTCTGCTTCCTGTCTCGCTTCGTCTTCCCGTTGGCGTTCTTCGGCTTTTCTCAGTTTGGTTTCCTCGTCGTCATCGTCTTCATTTTCTCCTTTGTCCTTCTGCTGTTTCGATTCCCGAGCCTCCAAAATTGCATCGATTGCTACAACGTCCTGTTCAGCTTTAGCGATTGCTTCCGCGGCCTGTTGCGCTGTCTTGGCTGTCTCTTCCTCTGCCTCCGCCGCTAGCCGTAAAGCTTCTTTCAGACGCCCTATATTCCATAAGTAAAATGCGTTTACAATCTTAAACAGATCAAACATTTAAACTATCTATCCTTGCGTTGATTatctatatatcatataaattattctatatattATGTTAATTGTATAGCTTGGTGATACATGAATATAAAGGTATTATACGTTTTACTTTTTACCGTtggaatattgatatttttaatgaattaagATAAATATAGCTATGCGAGGGCATTGTtccttttatttgaaaaacacTTAAGAAAGTAATATAACGACAAAAGCCTCCCCGTGATTCGACCTATTTCATGTACATACTAAGACGTCTTTTATGATATGAATATAGTGCATTAAATAAAGTTTAAACGCTCAgccaaaattagaaataaaaatcgaCGGAAATTCGCGTCATTCTAAAGATTACGACATACGTAATATGGGTGtgatataattcattttcagatcTTAGACACGTTTCTTGAATGTACAAACTGTTCAAACCTGTCAGAATGTGTAGAAAGATGCTCGCACAAATTTTGGAAACGTATTTACCAATATGTGAACGACACGTACTATTTACAATAAGTACTATTTCAATGCGAATAATGTAACGTACCCCCATCCTCAAAGtattggaatcatttcaacaaaatgagaaaattgaatGTCAAAAAATTCACGTAAATTCTTACCTGTTGCCTCTCGGTCGATTGTTgcatcattttctttttcaagtttttccCTCAGGGTCTGGCAAATAGCCTCTAAAGCCTGACGAAGGTCGTGTATGGCTGTTTGCTTTTTGACTTGTTGTTGTTTACTTGTGTCAAGAATTTCGATCGTTTCCTGGAGGGAATACTTAAATTCAGACGCGTACTGGTAATCAGATAATTGCGAAGATTTCAGACGACCGTGTTCTCTGTTCAAATTTTCGATAGCCTCGTTCAGTTTGTAAAGCAGGTCACCAGATTCCATTTCTGTAACGATAACCCTCTCACTGACTTCATTTTCTCTATCTGCATTCGCAGGAGTAGGTTCCTTCTCTTCATCTGCTGTTGGAACTTGCtctatttcttctttttcttgtcCATCTTGTTTTTCTGTTTCCTCGCCTGTCACGTTATCTTCGGGCGCCACTTCATCTTTTGGAGCATCTTGCTTTTCGGCTTCTATGTCTATTTTGGAAGGCGCGGAATTATCATCCGTACTTTGTTGGTCATTAGTGCCCGCTTCTTTTGACGATTGTTCTTCCGCTACATCTCCCGCTAACGAACCTTTTACCGATTGTTTTTCCTCCGTGTCGGCCATTTTTGTCTTACCTCATCGACTGTTATTAAATAGATATATGTTTGTGTTTTACATGTGCTCTCGTCGCAATGAGTCGGTGATCAGAGGCACTTCTTTAACGTCTATACAGTTGACTGGTATGATCCTTTGTGCGGACGCCAATACGCGTAaccattgaatttttttctgcatTCACCGCTCGGTTGCTATCAATAAACAGCGATGAAcatttctattcaagttaCTGATTTTAGTCTCATGTACAATGCGCTATTGGTTTGAATAAAACCAGATTGGGGCAAATGAATGATTATAAACTAAGCCTTATATATCTTATATAGATCTTCCTGATTTCGTAATTTGTTCTCCTTATTTCAGATCGCCTCTGTAGTAATTTTGGAATTTGTTTTGCTTCGCTAGGTCTTATGATTGTATTAGTTACGGCGGaggataaatgaataaatattgcCAAGTGATTGATGTTAGTTTTGTTTATCTAATCTAGAATGATATATTATAGTAATGCTTTCGTAAAGTGGATAGGTAAACTTTGATAACAGCCAaaagtattttcaaataaattttctCAGTTCTTCTACAAACCTTCCGTAAATCGAGGGGCAATTTTCAGCTGCTAagaactattttcaaaattactatgaattaaatgaaaataacaaaaaaataattttttcgaaAGTTTGCTTTCTAAACAGTACCCAAATTTATCTACTAATAGTAGATAAATTCGGGCGCTGTTTAGAAAGCAAACTTTCGAAATGGCAAAATTCAACACAGTTATAATACTCATCGAGATGAGGAAATAGATATCACATTCATAAAGAACAGTTTTAGACAATTTACGAATAATCTTCAAAGGCCGAAACCTTTCGAGCTCGATAcagaaaaatctaaaatgtatagcTCGATACAGAATGATAACACAGAATCACTGTGCTCAAATTAATGTATACGTGTCTatgataaattcaatttcatgtttaaaatatccTTGGAACGTAATTCAGTGTTTCATGTTTGTGTCCTGTAACTTCTGAATGGGCATGAATGCCAGTGAGTGGTTATTAATTACCAGTCGTCCAGCGtgcatattttac
It includes:
- the LOC141915177 gene encoding death domain-containing protein 1-like isoform X2; translated protein: MADTEEKQSVKGSLAGDVAEEQSSKEAGTNDQQSTDDNSAPSKIDIEAEKQDAPKDEVAPEDNVTGEETEKQDGQEKEEIEQVPTADEEKEPTPANADRENEVSERVIVTEMESGDLLYKLNEAIENLNREHGRLKSSQLSDYQYASEFKYSLQETIEILDTSKQQQVKKQTAIHDLRQALEAICQTLREKLEKENDATIDREATGRLKEALRLAAEAEEETAKTAQQAAEAIAKAEQDVVAIDAILEARESKQQKDKGENEDDDDEETKLRKAEERQREDEARQEAERLKKEEEERKRIEREEQRKRKEEEERLRREEDAKYDPKSWPIFDYKCDDNSEFDGIVCIVRVPPGTFQKKELTCTKMSLYDLNVPLEDDEELVSGLIRVEPSEELKSEEPWAIAVPHNAPKGISYRETVVKVELQNGTWRDMTTREATIPEFRDLKLAEVRTRRTWTMAVITRPKKDTFTIKKPGGTFTSSVDSRFQLTFENDCFDSYPQTLTLNVTPFESSVVQAAKQLRNPDGSMGVCDRLIVASAVVRLGLPSQKFLKPVSLTMTLAQNPLKHQQQASEKPKAKITPITDSDSPKKSYGIGMLWKDDDEEDMVHLLTREETGHWTISTDLAVKDLGAKDMVEIILKKPFGRILLLRTKMHSKPDDVEKMAATLERLQAQRSAVVVLRQNHDSPKTAKILCVSKSKLEKTLEELASEGYTEGPKPSKEHICDEGQIITFGFRGNVTSDKEDVDTRLMFNCQMKSSVDLSVTEVDKFANKCFHDYHGFIQLYTDVKVKKLVDTGQGRRYEMVPEKTLISELEINIPKPEKQEQKRNLTSIPIIPNGIINEELFREIASEMNYDDSLRLASFFELSTSQIQIIKRDFCNQDEEMAYCVLATWWKAEKRQLDKGDTLYRALASAGRREVAEMVRERDLKFKEEREKETREKRMEKACARVSQNSEVLGKWKLFATKGLGFSESEVEEIDAANENNRLKLLDACKRWGSKEESDTDHLIRHLQRLKFRQAADEVKLVA
- the LOC141915177 gene encoding death domain-containing protein 1-like isoform X1, with product MADTEEKQSVKGSLAGDVAEEQSSKEAGTNDQQSTDDNSAPSKIDIEAEKQDAPKDEVAPEDNVTGEETEKQDGQEKEEIEQVPTADEEKEPTPANADRENEVSERVIVTEMESGDLLYKLNEAIENLNREHGRLKSSQLSDYQYASEFKYSLQETIEILDTSKQQQVKKQTAIHDLRQALEAICQTLREKLEKENDATIDREATGRLKEALRLAAEAEEETAKTAQQAAEAIAKAEQDVVAIDAILEARESKQQKDKGENEDDDDEETKLRKAEERQREDEARQEAERLKKEEEERKRIEREEQRKRKEEEERLRREEDAKYDPKSWPIFDYKCDDNSEFDGIVCIVRVPPGTFQKKELTCTKMSLYDLNVPLEDDEELVSGLIRVEPSEELKVRIDDRRVAMQAKQKKAGKKAKTKMEARGEVSEEPWAIAVPHNAPKGISYRETVVKVELQNGTWRDMTTREATIPEFRDLKLAEVRTRRTWTMAVITRPKKDTFTIKKPGGTFTSSVDSRFQLTFENDCFDSYPQTLTLNVTPFESSVVQAAKQLRNPDGSMGVCDRLIVASAVVRLGLPSQKFLKPVSLTMTLAQNPLKHQQQASEKPKAKITPITDSDSPKKSYGIGMLWKDDDEEDMVHLLTREETGHWTISTDLAVKDLGAKDMVEIILKKPFGRILLLRTKMHSKPDDVEKMAATLERLQAQRSAVVVLRQNHDSPKTAKILCVSKSKLEKTLEELASEGYTEGPKPSKEHICDEGQIITFGFRGNVTSDKEDVDTRLMFNCQMKSSVDLSVTEVDKFANKCFHDYHGFIQLYTDVKVKKLVDTGQGRRYEMVPEKTLISELEINIPKPEKQEQKRNLTSIPIIPNGIINEELFREIASEMNYDDSLRLASFFELSTSQIQIIKRDFCNQDEEMAYCVLATWWKAEKRQLDKGDTLYRALASAGRREVAEMVRERDLKFKEEREKETREKRMEKACARVSQNSEVLGKWKLFATKGLGFSESEVEEIDAANENNRLKLLDACKRWGSKEESDTDHLIRHLQRLKFRQAADEVKLVA